The Manihot esculenta cultivar AM560-2 chromosome 8, M.esculenta_v8, whole genome shotgun sequence genomic interval CATCTGAGCAAGGAAACCATAAAAATTTCACTTAATCACATATGCTTCTCCTACATTCACATCATGATTATCCTAAGCAGCAATTCCTGCAACAAACAAAAACAGAAGATTGTAATATTGTCGACAACAATAAATTAGAATAGCATATTAGCTCCCCAACTCTTTATTGTATTTGGACAAATGGCTTTGAAATTGGAAGATTTTGATAGATGCTATATGAGTTTTCTACAATTAATAAGATTCATGAATCTTAAGAGTTTAAATAATGTGCTCACTTCCATTCAAacatttaaaactaaaataatattcATATCCAAATCCATTCATTTGAAATTCTTCCACCCAGATATGCAAGTAAAAAACAATGAATAGATAGAAGCTCAGTGCGTCTCCATTTGTAACTCGCAGATGATCGTTTTTTAAGTCCTACAAGTGTCAATGACGCATTCATCTATTGCCTAATTTTCTAGATTTCAACAGAAATGAAAATCCAGTTCACTAATTGAAATTAATGTGCAGGTCAGACAATATATTGAGTCTCCATCTCCccagaaaaagtaaaataaaataaataaatagctaTTGCTAAGGACAGAATGGATGAAGGACGCTTTTGATatgacaaaaaagaaaaaatccaaCAAAGAGCATCCCTAATGCATGAGGTCCGCCACATTGCACGGGTAGAAACACTCCTGTACAGTTTTACATATACCACAACCCAGCTTAACGTGCATACCCATGCAATTATCAACTAAAACACTTCCAAAATCTCTTAAGTGATTCACTTTCATGTGTCAAGCTTGACACAACTGATAGCATAGCAAGCAACAGATTGGTACATTTTAAAGCCCAAATATTAGTTAGCAAAGGGAATAGCAAACCAGTTTACTAATATAGAGGTCAAAGGACACACAATTGAAACAAGTACTAGAAttgcccaaaaaaaaaaaaaaaagaaaacggaAAAAAATAGCTGGACTCAAATGATcgtcttttttttttagattagtGGATTGGGGGTGGTGGGGTAATTTCTCCTAAGTTAAAAGAAGttaaaaagaataaagagaagGCAAAATTACCTCTATTTGCTTGTCTATTGGCAACATTGTAACTGCCAAAATAACTAGCAGACTTATTAGTCACAGTATCTGTAGCTGCATTTCCAAGACCAAATCCAAATGAGCCAGAACCCTCTTGCTCTAAAGGTGAAGATCGCCATGCAGAATCCCCATATGACAAGCCATTGTCAAAAATGCTTGCATAAGAACCATCATAATCATCATGTGATGCAGCATGAGATGATACTGGCGCAACACTTGCCCCATTGCTTCTTCCATACCCTACCCCTCCAAGACCAACATTGAAATCTCCCCAGTTGTAACTAAGACTGCTACCATTATAAGCAGAGCCAGCACCTCCACCCTGTTCAGGCTTAACTGAGGAATCCCAGAGTCCACCAATACTGCCAGAAGAACCCATTCCAGAGTTTCCAGTTCCTGAGCCCATAAAAGTACTAGAATTTGAGTTTGAAGGATGATTAATGCTTCCATTACCCCACAAAGTTCGAGCTGTCGAACTTAAAGCAGAACTATTTCCACCAACGACTCCATTATATCCAATGGGGCTATGATACCTGCTTGAATTTCCACTATAGGAAGGACTCAGTCTCCCATAGCCAAGGTTAAGGTTTGAAAAACTAGGACTCAAACCCTGCTCAAAATTCAGCCCCATCCCAAAACCAGGACCAAATGGAGAAACGTTATTCTGGCCAACTATAGCAGGGCTAAACCTACCATCCATTCTAACACCAAGTCCTCCAGTAGAACTTGGATTATATCCCTGAGTCTGAGTGTAACCATTCAGAAAGCTACCAACTCTATTTGGAGCGTAATTATGCCCACTTAACTGGCTCCGAGTTGGCCCTGGTGATAGTTCTTTGGGGACAGCCCGCTTGACCTCAACCATTTTACCATTGAGTTCATGAAAGGTTTTGTGCAACACTTTATCCACCGCTTCCTCTGAATCATAAGTAATAAATCCAAAACCTCTCGGCCTTTGAGTGTTATGGTCATACATAACTACAACATCTGTAATTATCCCAAACTGATCAAAATACTTCTTAAAGTCAGTCTCTGTTACCGTAGATGCCAAACCTCCTACAAATATCTTCTTTGTACGAGCTGGACCAGGTGAACCATGTACACTGTTGCTGCTGTTTCTATTAACAATGTTTTGGTCCTCCTTAGGAACTGCCTTCTTTGCTTCAACCTGAGAATCAAACACTTAATAATGAAAAATCAACAACCAATAAGCAAGCATTGATCCTGAAAATTGAGAAACTGGAACAAAGTCCATGTCTGCTCAGCCTTTTCTCATGTacactaaaataatttttctttaatggagATTACAGAGCTGAATGGTGATGTAGCTTCAGGTTAGATGAGAAGTGCCAGAGTAATAAaaacttcatattttatttCGCAAATTTATCAACAATTTTTAACATGAACAATGTAGCACCAACAGTTTTGGCATTAAGACTTGGTGAAATTGAACTTTATCACGTTGCATGTGCTGATAACTTGTAAAAGGCAGCATATGGTCTTCCAGCAGCTCAATAACTAATCAAGTGATCCACGAGGCAGTGAACATTAATGTTTTAATTCTCGAGAAGATAAAAGCTGCAGGCAGCAAATCAAAATTATGGTATCCAATACCATATCTGATGAACATTTCCTTATCTATCTTTCCCTTCCTAGATTTTCAAACAGATTTAATTGCAGTCTCCATTAGCATCATTCTACTGAATATTGATTGAGATTAATTAGCCTCTTTTGTTGATAGATAACTACACCTTCCAATTAAATTGACCATTGAAGAAGCCACTTCTAACATCAAATAGCAAAGGTACTTTTCTTCTAAACAAGATCGTTCAATTCTAAAAATAGAACCCCATTCTATCACCAAATTTCTGATTTCTGGTTAGTGTTTAGAATTGCCAAATTATGAGCTTTGATATTGATAATGCTATGATTACTGCCAGCATCTCAGGAACTAATCCCCTGCTGAAAACTACTGAAAATATAAAGGTCTTCATACATTTGAATTATCCAAGAGTGACGTGTAGACGATACAATGTCTTTACCGACCCCAcaaggaaaataaaatgaatttgataaTTCCATCTATTACCTGATATTTTTCATCCCATTTTACACCATAACCATATGATTCTCCTCCAAAATTTATTACCTCTCCAAAAGTGAAATAATTGGAGGAGAGGGAAACAACATTGATCCAAATATGAATTATTGAGAGAACTTAAACGTCAAAACTTACATTTCTGCCATATATCATATGCTTTTCCATCACAACTCTCTCAGCAACGGCAGGGTCTGCAAAAACAACAAAACCGAAGCCACGGGCACGACCAGTAGCCCGATCCTTCATTATCACAGCCTCCACGACTTCGCCAAAAGCCTGGAAATACTCCCTAAGACGGTCTTCATTTGTGTCCCATGAAAGCCCACCAATGAATAGCTTTCCAAGCTCCATTTCCATTTCTGCAAATAAATCCCACCAAGAAAATCCCAACAAACGAAACTAACATCCGatcaaaaaatgaaaaaataaaacaccATTCTAGCAGCGTACAAACCAAACACCAGATCTAAATTGTAACACAGAATTGGATGCAAGCAGAATAAGGACAAGCCCAGTATTCACAGGCATGATATATTTCAGAATACATAGCATATGG includes:
- the LOC110621109 gene encoding heterogeneous nuclear ribonucleoprotein 1; the protein is MEMELGKLFIGGLSWDTNEDRLREYFQAFGEVVEAVIMKDRATGRARGFGFVVFADPAVAERVVMEKHMIYGRNVEAKKAVPKEDQNIVNRNSSNSVHGSPGPARTKKIFVGGLASTVTETDFKKYFDQFGIITDVVVMYDHNTQRPRGFGFITYDSEEAVDKVLHKTFHELNGKMVEVKRAVPKELSPGPTRSQLSGHNYAPNRVGSFLNGYTQTQGYNPSSTGGLGVRMDGRFSPAIVGQNNVSPFGPGFGMGLNFEQGLSPSFSNLNLGYGRLSPSYSGNSSRYHSPIGYNGVVGGNSSALSSTARTLWGNGSINHPSNSNSSTFMGSGTGNSGMGSSGSIGGLWDSSVKPEQGGGAGSAYNGSSLSYNWGDFNVGLGGVGYGRSNGASVAPVSSHAASHDDYDGSYASIFDNGLSYGDSAWRSSPLEQEGSGSFGFGLGNAATDTVTNKSASYFGSYNVANRQANRGIAA